TGCGCAGCGCCGAACGCTTTCTCGACAATCTTGCAAAGTATCGCCGGGGCGAGCCGATCGGGCCGATCTTCGATCCCAAGCTCGGCTATTGAAGCGCGTCGCGTATCCGCCGCAGCGGTTTGCGCGAAACGATTGGCGGGTTCGCCCGTTGATACGGTGTCAATCCGCCATAGGAGAGCGCCCGAATGTCCGACACTCCGAACCAGACCAGAAAGGCGTCCGACCTGCTGGTCGAATGCCTCGAAGCCGAAGGGGTCGAATACATCTTCGGGGTGCCGGGCGAAGAAAACCTCGACCTGCTCGAAAGCCTGGCGGATTCTTCGATAAAGCTGGTGCTGACCCGGCACGAGCAGGGCGCGGGCTTCATGGCCGCAACCTACGGACGGCACACCGGCAAGGCGGGCGTGTGCCTCGCGACGCTCGGCCCGGGCGCGACCAATCTGGTGACCGCGATGGCGTATGGCCAGCTGGGCGGGATGCCGATGCTGGCGATCACCGGGCAGAAACCGATCAAGCATTCGAAACAGGGCCGATTCCAGATTCTCGACGTGGTCGACATGATGGGACCGCTGACCAAGTTCACCCATCAGCTGGCAAGCGGCGACAACATTCCCAGCCGGGTGCGCGAGGCGTTCCGGCTGGCCGAGGAGGAAAAGCCCGGCGCGGTACATCTCGAACTGCCCGAGGATATCGCGACCGAGGAGACCGACAGCCGCCCGATCCCGGCGAGCCAGGCGCGCCGCCCCTCGGCCGAAGCCAAGGCGGTGCGGCAGGCGGTCGAGGCGATCGAAGCCGCGAAGGCTCCGGTGCTGGTGGTCGCGGCGGGCGCGAACCGGCGGATGACCTGCAAGATGCTGCGCGAATTCGTCGAGAAGACCGGTATCCCGTTCGTTACCACGCAGATGGGCAAGGGTGTGCTCGACGAACGGCACCCGCTGTTCCTGGGCTGCGCGGCGCTGTCTTCGGGCGATTTCTGCCACCGCGCGATCGAGGACGCGGACCTCGTCATCAATGTCGGCCACGACGTGATCGAAAAGCCGCCGTTCTTCATGACCGATGCGTTCGAGGGCGATGCGCGCGGACAGACCGACAAGGTCGTCCACATCTCGAACACCACCGCCGAAGTCGATCCGGTCTATTTCCCGCAAATCGAGGTGATTGGCGATATTGCCAACGCGATCTGGCAGATCAAGGAAGCGGTGACGCCGCAGGAGACGTGGGACTTCACCCGCATGCTCGAATATCGCCAGGCCGAACACGCGCATTCCACGCCGCTGGAAGAGGACGAGCGGTTCCCGATCTTTCCGCCGCATCTGGTGTGGCAGGTGCGCCGCGCAATGCCCGAGGACGGCATCATCTGCCTCGACAACGGGATCTACAAAATCTGGTTCGCGCGCAATTACACTGCGTATCGGCCCAATACCGTGCTGCTCGACAACGCGCTGGCGAGCATGGGCGCGGGGTTGCCGAGCGCGATGATGAGCGCGATGCTCTACCCCGATCGCCGGGTGATGGCGATCTGCGGCGACGGTGGGTTCATGATGAATTCGCAGGAGCTGGAAACCGCCGTGCGGCTGGGGCTGAACCTGACCGTGCTGATCTTGCGCGACGATGCCTACGGCATGATCCGCTGGAAACAGAAAAACATGGGGTTCGAGGATTACGGCCTCAAATTCGGCAATCCCGATTTCGTCGAATACGCGGCCAGCTACGGCGCGCACGGCCACCGGGTGACCAGCAGCGAACACCTCGCCGATGTGCTCGCCCAGGCCGGCGAGGGCGGGGGCGTGCACGTGATCGATTGCCCGGTCGACTATTCGGAGAACGACCGCATCCTGAACCACGAGATCAAGGAACTGAGCGCGGCGCTGTAGGGCCGCAAGCGAGAACCACCATGCCCCAACTCAAAGACACATACCCGCTCTACCTCAACAACCGGGCCGAGCAGCCCAACACGGATCTGGCGGTGACCGACAAGTATACCGGCGAGGTCGCGTTCCGGGTCGCGCAGGCCGATGCCGAGACGATCGACCGGGCGATCGCCGGGGCGGTGAACGCCGCCGAACCGATGGCGAAACTTGCCAGCTACGAAAAGCAGGATGTGCTGATGCACTGCGTCAATCGCTTCAAGGAGCGGTTCGACGAGCTCGCCTATGCGCTGTGTGTCGAGGCCGGCAAGCCGATCAACGACAGCGAGGGCGAGGTCACCCGGCTGATCGACACCTTCCGCATCGCCGCCGAGGAATCGGTGCGCAATTACGGCGAGATCATGCCGCTCGACATCTCCGAGCGCGCGAAAGGCTATTCCTCGATGTGGAAGCGCTATCCGATCGGGCCGTGCAGCTTCATTTCGCCCTTCAACTTCCCGCTCAATCTCGCCGCGCACAAGATTGCCCCCGCGCTCGCGGTCGGATGCCCGTTCATCATCAAGCCCGCTTCCAAGACCCCGCTGGGCACGATCATCATCGGCGAAGTCTTGGCCGAGTGCGACGTGCTGCCGGAGGGCGCGTTTTCGGTGCTGCCCGCCAGCCGCGACGGCGCGGACCTGTTCACCGTGGACGAACGGCTCAAACTGCTGAGCTTCACCGGCTCGCCCGCCGTCGGCTGGGAGCTGAAGGCGCGTGCGGGCAAGAAGAAGGTGATCCTCGAGCTCGGCGGCAATGCGGCTGTGGTGGTCGATCACGACGCCGATCTCGACGACGCGCTCGAACGGATCATCTTCGGCGCGTTCTACCAGTCGGGCCAGTCCTGCATCGGGGTGCAGCGGATCATCATCCACGAGGACGTGTACGACCGCTTCAGGAAAATGCTGGTCGAAAAGACCAGAACGCTCGTCGCGGGCGATCCCAAGGATCGCGACACCTTCATCGGCCCGATGATCTCGGAGGGAGAGGCGGAGCGGCTCAAGGGCTGGATCGACGAGGCCGTGGCAGGCGGCGCGACGCTGCTGACTGGCGGCGGATTGTCGCGCGGCAACATGCTGGAGGCGACGCTGCTCGAGAACGTGCACCGCGACGCCCGCGCCTTGAACGACGAAGCCTTCGGCCCGCTGGCGATCCTGCAGAAATTCGGCACCTTCGACGAAGCGCTGGCCGAGGTGAACCGCTCGCAATTCGGGCTGCAGGCGGGAATCTTCACCCGCGACCTGTTCAAGATGTTCGACGCGTGGGACCGGCTCGAAGTCGGCGGGATCGTCATCAACGACGTGCCCAGCTACCGGGTCGACAACATGCCTTATGGCGGGGTGAAGGATTCCGGCCTCGGCCGCGAAGGCATCCGCTTCGCGATGGAAGACATGAGCGAGATCCGGAACCTGATTGTAAGGCGGACTTGATTTCGTTTCGCAGGCCCATCCGGGCCTGCGTCCTCGGGGCAGCTCCTCCGCTTCGCTACGGTGCCCCTGCGGGCGCGCGGTCGCGCTTGCGGCCCGCCGATGGCGTGCCGATTGTCGCTAGCTCTCCTCCAGCAGCAACAGCACCGCCGTCACCACCATCCGCTCGTCCGCGCCGAAGCGGTGATCGACTTCGCGCACGGTGGCGTCGGCGACCAGTTGGCCGGGGATGCGGAACTCGTGTTCGGCCAGGTTGGCGATGAAGTCCTCCCCGACCTCGACCGCGTCGCGCCCGTCGAAATCGAGCATCACTTCGTGACGGGTGCCGGAGAAGGTGATCGAGGACCACGCCTTCTCCTCATGGCTGAGCAGGCTCGCGCGTCCCTCTGCCAGCATCAGCAGCGCCTCGCGCACCCGGTCGGCGGTGGTGCGCCGGGGGCGGTAGCGCCGGCCGCGCGGGGCGGGCGAGGGGACGGGTTCGGCGGATTTGGTCTCGATGAGCGTTTCGGTCAGCACGGTTGCGCTACTCCCTTGGTCTGCGTGTTGGCGAAGTCGCGCATGAAGGCGCGGGTGCGTTGCTCGGTGGCGGGCCTGGGCACGCGGCCCATGCGCAGGTCCAGCACGAAGCGCGGATCGTGCGCGGCCAGCCGCCCGAACTTGGTCGCGGCCATGTCGTGCTCGCGCATGAATTTTTCGACGTCGCGGATCAGCATGTGAACTCCCTGTTGCGGTTGGATCGAGCCGGCGAATCGCCCGATGTTCACTAAACGTTCCACGCGAAATCCTACCGAGCTATCCCCTTGCCATACGTAATAATCTGTGGCATATAATGGGGCATGAAAACGAAACCTCAGACCATTGCTCAATTCTTCAAGCGCTTCCCGAATGACGAGGCTTGCTTGCAGCATCTTTTCGATGTTCGGTTTGGACAGGGGCACGAGTGCCCGAAGTGTAAGCGGGCCTCTAAGTGGTTCCGCATCAAGGCTGAGCGTGCGTTCTCGTGCCAATGGTGCGGCCACCACCTGCATCCGACCGTTGGCACTCCTTTTGAGAAGTCCCGCACGTCGCTTCAGCTTTGGTTCTATGCAATCTTTCTGTTCACCACCACGCGCAACGGTGTGGCCGCTAAGGAACTCCAGAGACAGCTAGGAGTGACCTATAAGACCGCATGGCGCATGGCTGATCTAATCCGCAAGCACATGGCCGATGTTGACGGTGACAAGCCAATTGGCGGCGCTGGCACCATCGTAGAGGCTGACGAGACTTACATCGGGGGCGAAGCGCGGGGCAAAGGCTCCGGCTACAAGAAAAACAAGACAATCGTATTCGGTATGCTTGAGCGCGGCGGCGATGTTGTCACCGAGGTTGTCCCCAATCGCGGGATCAACGCGCTGGTTCCGACCATGCTCAAGCATGTTGACCGCAACACGGAAGTCCACACTGACGAACTCGGTTCGTATGGCTACCTCTCGCTTGAAGGCTACGATCACAAGCGCATCAACCATAGCAAGGGCGAATACGTCGATGCAAACGGTGTAGGCGTGAACTCAATTGAGGGCTTTTGGGCGCAGTTGAAACGCTCGATCTCCGGCACTCACATTCACGTGAGCGGCAAGCACCTCTGGAAATACGCTAAGGAAGCGGAATACCGCTTTAATCGTCGTCACCGTCCTGAGGTGATGTTTGACGAGTTGGTTGAGACTTTCCAGCCATAGCCTCAACGGTTCGATTGAAGGCTTCCATATCGCCTTTCACCTCAGGGTGTTCGGCGATGAACTCACTCAGCTTGTTCTGCCGGATCGCTTCTTTGAGATTCATTTGCCATATCCTCTAAAGCATCAAGGACGCGATCAAGGCGCTGGTCTTGCGCGGCATCCTTCTCTGCTTGCTCAACAGCTGTTTCAGTGACTTGGCCCTCTATCGCAGCCCCGGCCCCAAAGGCATCACTCCACAACGCCACGATAGCAATAATCGCAGTGATTATGGTGGCAACTGCCCCTGCGATATAGTTCCTGAATGTTTCCTTCGTCGGCATTTTCCCTTCAGCCGTTTCAAGGCTGGTCGTCAACTTGTCGATGCTGCCACTAATCTCACTGTTCGCAACCTTGCGGTCAGCCTCAGCCTCCCTGAATGCGGCCAGCACGTCGCGCACCTCCGCTTTAAGGTCAGCGTTTATTACATCGACCTTCGCCTCTACGCTTGTCATGCGGTTTTCCAGTTGGCGGAAACGGTTTTCGTTTCTGTTGTCGGTGCCGCCCTGGAACTGTCGATAGTCCGGCCCACCTTTAGGCTGCGGGAAGCCGCCGAAAGTAATTTCGTAGTTCGAGGAGCCATCGTTTTGCATGGATCGCTCGCTATTATTCCGTTTGACCCGCTGCACTCACAAGCCATTCGCCCAGCGCTTTGACTTGGTTCTTTGGCATCGCAATTGTCGCCACGGTCTTTCGGACAAGCTGGCCGTCCTCGATCACAAACTCCAAGAGCGAAAATTTGGCGGTGTGGCTGCCAATCATGAGATTTCCGGCTGCATCCATATAGACCGTTGGCGCATTCGCATCCGCCTTTGAGGCGGGCAAGTCGCCAGTTTCGCCTTCCTGTGAGACGAACTGTGGCTTGGCGCTGTGATCTGTGTCCGACATGAACCCTCCTGATTCGATCACCGGGTTCTAGCTTAGCCTCTGACATTCCAACAATTCCTTTTCTACCTATGCTGAGGGGATACCTCGGAAATCCTACTTGTCTAGGAAATTTCTTTCATGTAGGAAGGAAATATGAACCAAACCGCAGACAACTTGCCCAAAGGCCCGCGCAAGCGGTTGCTCGAACTGTCGCAGGAGCGCGGCGCGAGCCTCAAGAGCCTGTCCGAGATGCTCGACCGAAACCCGAGCTATCTCCAGCAATTCATTACCAAGGGTTCGCCCAAGAAGCTGGAGGAGCAGGACCGGCGCACGCTGGCGCGGTTCTTCGGCGTGGCGGAGGTGGAACTGGGTGCGGTTAAGGATAATTCCTATATTGACGCAGTGTCCAAGCCGAGTCGCGACGACTGGGTCGAGGTTCCGCGGCTCGATATCGGCGCATCGGCGGGGCCGGGCGCACTACCTAGCGGCGAAGCGGTGTTCGACGCCTTTCGCTTCTCGCGCCGCTGGCTGGCCGAGCAGGGCTTCGAAGGCGCGCAACTGTCCGCAATCACTGTCGAGGGGGACTCGATGGAGCCGCTGCTCAACGACGGCGACGAGATCCTCGTCGACCGCGCCCCGCACCCGTTCCGCGACGGCGTGCATGTCGTGCGCATGGGCGACACGCTGATGGTCAAACGCGTCGCCAGCGCCGGGAGCGGTCGGCTGGCGCTACTCTCGCAAAACCTCGCCTACCCGCCGGTGAGCGTCGAGACGGAGGATGTGGAGATTATCGGGCGGGTGGTTTGGAAGGGGGGGCGGATATAATGGCCGCCGATCATTCGTTTCTTCGTCACCCCGGACTTGATCCGGGGTCGGGCTGTTTTCGACGCGAGAAGTAAGCCTTGCCCCGGATCAAGTTCGGGGCGACGACGGCCATATCCATGCGCTCGGCAGCTTGCTTTTCTACCAAGCCGCAGCCATTTCCCCCGCATGACCGACAAACCCACCCTTCCCATGCGCGCCGCCATCATCCCGGTGACTCCGCTGCAGCAGAATTGCTCGCTGATCTGGTGCACCAAGACGATGAAGGCCGCGCTGACCGATCCGGGCGGCGATCTCGACCGGCTCAAGGAAGGCGTCGCCAAGGCGGGTGTGACGCTCGAGAAGATCCTCATCACCCATGGCCACCTGGATCATTGCGGGCAGGCGGGAATGCTGGCGGACGAGCTTGGCCTGCCGATCGAAGGGCCGCACAAGGGCGACCTGTTCTGGATCGAGCAGCTCGACAATGACGGCGCGCGCTATGGAATGGTGGCCAAGAGCTTCGAGCCGACCCGCTGGCTGGAGCATGGCGACACGGTGACGGTCGGCGAATTGACGCTCGACGTGATCCACTGCCCCGGCCACACGCCGGGGCACGTCGTGTTCTTCCACGAGCCGAGCCGGTTCGCGATCGTCGGCGATGTGCTGTTCCAGGGCTCGATCGGCCGCACCGATTTCCCGCGCGGCAACCACCAGGACCTGATCGACGCGATCACCCAGCGCCTGTGGCCGCTCGGCGAAGACGTGACGTTCATCCCGGGCCACGGCCCGACCAGCACGTTCGGGCAGGAGCGGAAGACGAATGCGTTTGTGTCGGATTATGCGTTGGCGTGATCCATACGTCGCACGCCTTCCGGCGGCTTCTGTCTACATCACCCCAAGCCCGATCAGGACGGCAACAACCGCCAGCCCCAGCAGCGTCAGCATCGAAATGATCGTCCCGATCATCCGGCCCTTGGCGAGCGCTCCGCCGTCCATCCCGAATCCGTGCGCAACCCGGCCGAGGATGAACAGCCCGGCGACATAGGCGAGCCAGGGGTCGCCTCTGCCCGACAGTTCGATCACCGCGAGAAGGATCAGGACAAACGGCGCGTTCTCGGTGAAGTTGGCATGCGCGCGCATCCGGCGGATGACGTTCACGTTGTCTTCGTCGCCCACAAAGATCTTTTCCGCCGCGCGCACACGCCCCACGCGGACCATCAGCCAGACGTTCAAAATCGCTGCGGCAGCCGCCGCTGCGAGCGTCACCGGTAAGAGCATCATGCAGGTTCCCCTCGAATAATCCTTGCGCGCATTGCTAGGCGGACCCACATGGCCTTGCAACGCACGAATTTTTCGCTATAGCGCGCGGCTTCCCGCCATTCTGGCCAGGACGCCCGCACTGGCGAAAGCTTGTGCGAGGGCAGGGCTTGGCCTAGGGCGGCTTTCGAGACGTAACGTCAAGTAACGCACAGACACGTATTTATTTGAGGAAGTGGTGCCGCCATGGCTGTCCCCAAGAGAAAAGTATCGCCCCATCGCCGCGGCAATCGCCGGGCACATGATTCGCTCAAGGTCGAAGCGCATCACGAGTGCTCGAACTGTGGCGAACTGAAGCGCCCGCACAATCTGTGCCCGCACTGCGGCTATTACAACGGCCGCGAGGTCGTCGCCGTCGGCCTTTAGGTCTGACCAGCGATTGCAACCGGAGAAAGTGTCATGAACCTGCCGCGTATCGCTCTTGATGCGATGGGCGGCGACGAGGGCGTGCGCGTGATGGTCGAGGGCGCGGCGCTCGCCCGTCGTCGGCACGAAGGGTTCAAGTTTCTCCTGGTCGGCGACCAGAAACGGATCGAACGCGCGCTCGATACGCACCCGGGCATGCGCGGGGCTTCCGAAATCCTGCATTGCGAAGACGTGGTCGGCGGTGACGAGCTGCCGAGCCGCGCGATTCGCCGGGCCAAGACCACCTCGATGGGTCTCACCGTCAATGCCGTGAAACAGGGCGATGCCGGGGCCGCGGTGAGCGCGGGCAACACCGGCGCGCTGATGGCGATGAGCAAGATCGCGCTGCGCACGATGCCGGGCATCGATCGCCCCGCGCTCGCCGCGCTGATGCCCACGCTGGAGCCGCACGATGTGGTGATGCTCGATCTCGGCGCCAATACCGAGGCCGACGCGCGCAACCTTGTGCAATACGCGGTGATGGGCGCGGCCTATTCGCGGATCGTCAACGGGTTCGACAAGCCGGTCGTCCGCCTGCTCAACATCGGCACCGAGGAAATCAAGGGCACCGAAGCGCTGCGCGAGGCGGCGGCGCGGCTGCAGGCCGCGACCAGCCAGCCCGATGGCGGCCCGGCGCTCGAATTCGGCGGCTTCGTCGAATCCGACAAGATCAATCGCGGCGAAACCCACGTGGTGGTGACCGACGGATTCTCGGGCAATATCGCGCTCAAGGCGATCGAGGGTTCGGCGCGGTTTGTGACCGACCTGCTCAAGCAGGCTTTCACCAGCTCGCTGCGTTCCAAGCTCGGGTTCCTGGTCTCGCGCCCGGCGACCGAGCTGCTGCGCCATCATCTCGATCCCAACAACCACAACGGCGCGGTGTTTCTCGGGCTCAACGGCGTGGTGGTGAAAAGCCACGGCAGCGCGAACGCGAACGGCGTGGCCAATGCCGTGAACGTCACCGCCAGCCTGCTCGAAAATAACCTCACCGCGCGGATCGAACAGGACCTCGCGGAACTCGGCGAACAGGCGCTGCGCGAAAACGGCACGGTGGCGTCCGGCATGTCCGAATCCGACGAACCCGGCAGCGAGGCTGCGGAGTGACAGGCTCGCGGCTGCTGGGGACCGGTTCGGCGCTGCCCGAACGGGTGGTTACCAACGACGAGCTCGCAGCGCGGATCGATACCAGCGACGAATGGATCGTCGAACGGACCGGCATCCGTCAGCGACACATCGCTGGTGTGGGCGAAACGACTGCCACGCTTGCGACATCGGCGGCGCGTGCCGCGCTCGACGACGCGGGCCTGACGCCCGCCGATATCGATATCATCATCCTCGCTACCGCCACGCCCGACAACACCTTCCCCGCCACCGCGACCAAGGTCCAGAACGCGCTTGGCTGCAACGGCGGGATCGCGTTCGATGTAGCGGCGGTCTGCTCGGGATTTCTCTACGCGATCGCGACCGCCGATTCGCTGCTGAAAACGGGCATGGGCAGTCGTGCGCTGGTGATAGGTGCCGAAACTTTCAGCCGAATTCTCGATTGGGAGGATCGCACCACTTGCGTACTGTTCGGCGACGGGGCCGGGGCGGTGGTACTCGCTGCGCCGGAGCCGGAGGCGGGTGAAGATGGCGATGCACCGGGCGTGCTTGCCACTCGTCTCCACGCCGACGGAGCGCAGCACGATCTGCTGTATGTCGATGGCGGGCCGTCGACCACGCAGACGGTCGGTCACCTGCGCATGAGGGGCCGCGAAGTGTTCCGCCATGCGGTCGTCAACCTCGCCGATGTTCTCAACGAAGTGCTTGAAGATGCAGGAATTTCAGCGGACGATATCGACTGGGTCGTGCCGCATCAGGCCAACGCGCGGATCCTCGATGCGACCGCCCGCAAGCTCGGCATCCCGGCCGAGAAGGTGATTGTCACGGTCGATCGCCACGCCAACACCTCGGCCGCCTCGGTCCCGCTCGCGCTCGATGTTGCGCGCCGCGATGGACGGATCAAGCCCGGCGATCTGGTGATGCTCGAAGCGATGGGCGGCGGCTTCACCTGGGGCGCCACGCTGCTGCGGGTCTGAACCGCTCGTCGCAGCCCTTGTGCAAAACTTCGCGCAAGCGACGCGAAAGTTTGCGAAAAATGCATCCCGGGATATACTGCCAGCTCCTGGGATGGGTCGCGCCGAATTGGGAGAGGTACGCATGATGCGTTCGGTGGGCACACTCACGAGAGCCGATCTGGCGGAAACGATCAACCGCAAGATGGGTTTCAGCCGGGCGGAATCGCTCGATCTGGTAGAGGCAATCCTCGACAAGATGAGCGACGCGCTGGCTGCGGGCGAGAACGTCAAGATTTCCGGCTTCGGCAGCTTCGTGCTGCGCGACAAGAACCAGCGGATCGGACGCAATCCGAAAACCGGCGTCGAAGTTCCGATCACGCCGCGCCGGGTCATGACGTTCCGTGCGAGCCAGCTGCTCAAGGAACGGATAGCCAAAGGCGCATAACGGGAATGGCTGACTTCGAAGACGGCAAGGACGAAGGCGCACTGCGCACGATCGGCGAAGTCAGCGATGGTCTCGGCATCAAGCCGCATGTGCTGCGTTATTGGGAACAGCAGTTTTCGCTGCTCAACCCGCTCAAGCGCAGTGGCGGGCGGCGCTATTACCGGCCCGATGACGTGGCACTGGTCGAACGCATCGATCAGCTTGTGAATCAGGAAGGCTACACGTTGAAGGGTGCCGAAGCGGTTCTGCGTTCCTCCGGGGCGCCGGGCAGCGACCGACGTCAGGCCGATCGGCGCGAGGGAGACCGGCGGGCGACTGCCGATCCCGACGGTGCGCCGGGGCAGGCCCGCGCCGCGCCGGTGCGCGATCTCGGCGATGCCATCGCCCGCTTGAAGTCGATCAGGAGCCGTTTGGCCCGCGCCATCGAAGCGTAGCTTTCGCTGCTACTCCGCTGCCATCAGTTCCGCTTCGCCGAGGTCGACACTGACCAGGCGCGAAACGCCCTTTTCCGCCATCGTCACGCCGAACAGCCGGTGCATCCGGCTCATCGTCACCGCGTTGTGGGTCACGATCAGGTAGCGCGTGCTGGTCGTGCGGATCATCGAATCGAGCAGGTCGCAGAATCGCTCGACATTGGCATCGTCGAGCGGCGCATCGACCTCGTCGAGCACGCAAATCGGCGCAGGATTGGTCAGGAACAGCGCAAAAATCAGCGCGGTGGCGGTCAGCGCCTGCTCGCCGCCCGACAGCAGCGACAGCGACTGGAGCCGTTTGCCCGGCGGCTGGGCGAAGATCTCAAGCCCCGCCTCGAGCGGATCGTCGCTGTCGATCAGCGCGAGATGCGCCTGACCGCCCTGGAACAGCCGAGGATAGAGCTCCTGGAAGTGGCGGTTCACCTCCTCGAACGCGGCGCGCAGCCGCTCGCGGCCCTCGCGGTTGAGATTGCCGATCGAACCGCGCAAGCGGTTGACCGCCTCCGCCAGTTCGGCCTGCTCGCCGGCATTCGCGCCGTGCTCGTCCTCGATCCGTTTCAGCTCCTCGGCGGCGACGAGATTGACTGGGCCGATCCGTTCGCGGCTGGCGGTGAGCCGGTCCATTTCTTCCGACTCGGCGGTGGCGGGCTTCACATCCGCCTCCTCGAACCCGAAGCGCTCGGCGAGCAAAGGCGGCGGGCACTGGAAACGCTCGCCTGAAATCCGGGCCATTTCGCCGCGCCGCTGTTCCTCGTTCTCCGCGCGCGCTGCGAGCGTCGCACGGCCTTCGCGAGCCTGCGCCAGCGCTTCGCCTGCGTCCGCCAGAGCGCGCTCGGCCGTGCGCATCTCGGCTTCGTGTTCGTCGACCGCCGCCTGCGCTGTTTCGAGTTCGGCGGTAAGCCGCGCGCGCATCGCGTCGCCCTGTTCGATTTCGGCCATCAGCGCTGCGGGCTTTGCAGCGATCACCGCGCGTTCTTCCTCGATCTCCTCCAGCCGCCGCGCGGCCTCGGCCATCCGGCGGGTCGCCTCGCCCGAGCGCGCCTGCCAATTGGCCATGTCGGCTTGCTGCGCCGCAAGCCGCTCGCGCGTCACTGCCAAACCCTGATCGTGCGCCGCGAGTTCGGCGAGCGCGGCCTGCACCGCCGACTTCGCCGCTTCGTGTTTCGACTGCGCGGCCTCGAGCGCGGCGCGCCCGGCATCGGGGGCGGGCAGGGCTGCGCGCGCTTCCTGCGCGGTGACGCGCTCCGCTTCGGCGGCATCGCGCTGCTCGGCGAGGTCGGCCGACGACTGGTTCAGCTCCTTGAGCCGGGCCGCGATGCGCTCCCTGGCGGCTTCAGCCTGGTCGAGCCGCCGCAGCGCCTGGCGCTCGGCCTCGATCGCGCCTGCGATGTCGCGTTCCTGCGCCACCAGCGCCGATTGCAGCGCCGACAGCTCTTCGCGCGCCGCGCGCTCGC
The Erythrobacter sp. JK5 DNA segment above includes these coding regions:
- a CDS encoding MBL fold metallo-hydrolase, yielding MRAAIIPVTPLQQNCSLIWCTKTMKAALTDPGGDLDRLKEGVAKAGVTLEKILITHGHLDHCGQAGMLADELGLPIEGPHKGDLFWIEQLDNDGARYGMVAKSFEPTRWLEHGDTVTVGELTLDVIHCPGHTPGHVVFFHEPSRFAIVGDVLFQGSIGRTDFPRGNHQDLIDAITQRLWPLGEDVTFIPGHGPTSTFGQERKTNAFVSDYALA
- a CDS encoding IS1595 family transposase; this encodes MKTKPQTIAQFFKRFPNDEACLQHLFDVRFGQGHECPKCKRASKWFRIKAERAFSCQWCGHHLHPTVGTPFEKSRTSLQLWFYAIFLFTTTRNGVAAKELQRQLGVTYKTAWRMADLIRKHMADVDGDKPIGGAGTIVEADETYIGGEARGKGSGYKKNKTIVFGMLERGGDVVTEVVPNRGINALVPTMLKHVDRNTEVHTDELGSYGYLSLEGYDHKRINHSKGEYVDANGVGVNSIEGFWAQLKRSISGTHIHVSGKHLWKYAKEAEYRFNRRHRPEVMFDELVETFQP
- a CDS encoding acetolactate synthase large subunit, giving the protein MSDTPNQTRKASDLLVECLEAEGVEYIFGVPGEENLDLLESLADSSIKLVLTRHEQGAGFMAATYGRHTGKAGVCLATLGPGATNLVTAMAYGQLGGMPMLAITGQKPIKHSKQGRFQILDVVDMMGPLTKFTHQLASGDNIPSRVREAFRLAEEEKPGAVHLELPEDIATEETDSRPIPASQARRPSAEAKAVRQAVEAIEAAKAPVLVVAAGANRRMTCKMLREFVEKTGIPFVTTQMGKGVLDERHPLFLGCAALSSGDFCHRAIEDADLVINVGHDVIEKPPFFMTDAFEGDARGQTDKVVHISNTTAEVDPVYFPQIEVIGDIANAIWQIKEAVTPQETWDFTRMLEYRQAEHAHSTPLEEDERFPIFPPHLVWQVRRAMPEDGIICLDNGIYKIWFARNYTAYRPNTVLLDNALASMGAGLPSAMMSAMLYPDRRVMAICGDGGFMMNSQELETAVRLGLNLTVLILRDDAYGMIRWKQKNMGFEDYGLKFGNPDFVEYAASYGAHGHRVTSSEHLADVLAQAGEGGGVHVIDCPVDYSENDRILNHEIKELSAAL
- the rpmF gene encoding 50S ribosomal protein L32, with translation MAVPKRKVSPHRRGNRRAHDSLKVEAHHECSNCGELKRPHNLCPHCGYYNGREVVAVGL
- a CDS encoding aldehyde dehydrogenase family protein, whose translation is MPQLKDTYPLYLNNRAEQPNTDLAVTDKYTGEVAFRVAQADAETIDRAIAGAVNAAEPMAKLASYEKQDVLMHCVNRFKERFDELAYALCVEAGKPINDSEGEVTRLIDTFRIAAEESVRNYGEIMPLDISERAKGYSSMWKRYPIGPCSFISPFNFPLNLAAHKIAPALAVGCPFIIKPASKTPLGTIIIGEVLAECDVLPEGAFSVLPASRDGADLFTVDERLKLLSFTGSPAVGWELKARAGKKKVILELGGNAAVVVDHDADLDDALERIIFGAFYQSGQSCIGVQRIIIHEDVYDRFRKMLVEKTRTLVAGDPKDRDTFIGPMISEGEAERLKGWIDEAVAGGATLLTGGGLSRGNMLEATLLENVHRDARALNDEAFGPLAILQKFGTFDEALAEVNRSQFGLQAGIFTRDLFKMFDAWDRLEVGGIVINDVPSYRVDNMPYGGVKDSGLGREGIRFAMEDMSEIRNLIVRRT
- a CDS encoding beta-ketoacyl-ACP synthase III: MTGSRLLGTGSALPERVVTNDELAARIDTSDEWIVERTGIRQRHIAGVGETTATLATSAARAALDDAGLTPADIDIIILATATPDNTFPATATKVQNALGCNGGIAFDVAAVCSGFLYAIATADSLLKTGMGSRALVIGAETFSRILDWEDRTTCVLFGDGAGAVVLAAPEPEAGEDGDAPGVLATRLHADGAQHDLLYVDGGPSTTQTVGHLRMRGREVFRHAVVNLADVLNEVLEDAGISADDIDWVVPHQANARILDATARKLGIPAEKVIVTVDRHANTSAASVPLALDVARRDGRIKPGDLVMLEAMGGGFTWGATLLRV
- the plsX gene encoding phosphate acyltransferase PlsX; translated protein: MNLPRIALDAMGGDEGVRVMVEGAALARRRHEGFKFLLVGDQKRIERALDTHPGMRGASEILHCEDVVGGDELPSRAIRRAKTTSMGLTVNAVKQGDAGAAVSAGNTGALMAMSKIALRTMPGIDRPALAALMPTLEPHDVVMLDLGANTEADARNLVQYAVMGAAYSRIVNGFDKPVVRLLNIGTEEIKGTEALREAAARLQAATSQPDGGPALEFGGFVESDKINRGETHVVVTDGFSGNIALKAIEGSARFVTDLLKQAFTSSLRSKLGFLVSRPATELLRHHLDPNNHNGAVFLGLNGVVVKSHGSANANGVANAVNVTASLLENNLTARIEQDLAELGEQALRENGTVASGMSESDEPGSEAAE
- a CDS encoding S24 family peptidase, with protein sequence MNQTADNLPKGPRKRLLELSQERGASLKSLSEMLDRNPSYLQQFITKGSPKKLEEQDRRTLARFFGVAEVELGAVKDNSYIDAVSKPSRDDWVEVPRLDIGASAGPGALPSGEAVFDAFRFSRRWLAEQGFEGAQLSAITVEGDSMEPLLNDGDEILVDRAPHPFRDGVHVVRMGDTLMVKRVASAGSGRLALLSQNLAYPPVSVETEDVEIIGRVVWKGGRI
- a CDS encoding MAPEG family protein — encoded protein: MMLLPVTLAAAAAAAILNVWLMVRVGRVRAAEKIFVGDEDNVNVIRRMRAHANFTENAPFVLILLAVIELSGRGDPWLAYVAGLFILGRVAHGFGMDGGALAKGRMIGTIISMLTLLGLAVVAVLIGLGVM